A stretch of Coraliomargarita sinensis DNA encodes these proteins:
- the cysS gene encoding cysteine--tRNA ligase, translating into MSVQLYDTHSRSVKDLAPEVGQPLRFYCCGPTVYGPAHIGNFRTFLIQDVLRRVLEVDGIEVKHVRNITDVDDKTIRQSQADGVSLSKFTQQWAEKFHIDCEALNMLPPTTEPSAVEHIPQQIAIIEQLVEKGHAYATEDGSVYFRVNSFENYGSLSKLKQRELKTQEENSAGQVNDADEYDRESVTDFALWKSRKPEDGENYWDSPWGEGRPGWHLECSAMVESAFGGETIDLHGGGIDLCFPHHENEIAQSECAQGRDFCRHWFHSAHLMVEGAKMSKSLGNLFTLDDLREKGFSPMVVRYTLIAGSYRQQLNFTFDGLHASESALTKLERFAETLLGKTGEDRDALAGYISKEAARDFGRFAKAWDALRHNLNTAACLGAIFGVIGSNPAASLDSDGAREMLKAFGSLLYALGIELFTVEEKKIDAPEEIVALAQERWDAKKAKDFAKADTLRDELLVKGWVVKDGKDGFDLEPK; encoded by the coding sequence ATGTCCGTTCAACTCTACGATACCCACAGCCGTTCCGTAAAAGATCTCGCGCCCGAGGTCGGCCAACCGCTGCGTTTTTACTGCTGCGGCCCGACGGTCTATGGCCCGGCACATATCGGCAATTTTCGCACTTTCCTGATTCAGGATGTGCTCCGCCGCGTACTGGAGGTGGATGGCATTGAGGTGAAACACGTCCGCAACATCACCGATGTTGACGACAAAACGATCCGCCAGTCACAGGCGGATGGCGTCAGCCTATCCAAATTCACCCAGCAATGGGCGGAAAAATTTCACATCGATTGTGAAGCGCTCAACATGTTGCCGCCCACGACGGAACCGAGTGCGGTCGAGCACATCCCCCAGCAAATTGCGATCATTGAGCAGCTTGTCGAAAAAGGCCACGCCTATGCCACTGAAGACGGGTCGGTTTACTTTCGGGTCAACTCCTTTGAAAACTACGGCAGCCTCTCCAAGCTGAAACAGCGCGAACTCAAGACCCAGGAGGAGAACTCCGCGGGACAAGTCAACGACGCCGACGAATACGACCGCGAATCGGTGACCGACTTTGCGCTCTGGAAATCCCGTAAGCCGGAGGATGGGGAGAACTACTGGGATAGCCCCTGGGGTGAAGGCCGCCCGGGCTGGCACCTGGAATGTTCCGCCATGGTGGAGAGCGCCTTCGGCGGTGAGACCATCGACCTGCATGGAGGCGGCATCGACCTCTGCTTTCCCCACCACGAAAACGAAATTGCCCAATCCGAGTGTGCCCAAGGGCGCGATTTCTGCCGCCATTGGTTTCACAGCGCCCATCTCATGGTGGAGGGCGCCAAGATGTCGAAGAGCCTCGGTAACCTCTTTACCCTCGACGATTTGCGCGAGAAAGGCTTCAGCCCGATGGTCGTCCGCTACACCCTGATCGCCGGCAGCTACCGACAACAGCTGAACTTTACCTTCGACGGGCTCCACGCCTCGGAGAGCGCTTTGACCAAACTGGAACGTTTCGCCGAGACCCTCCTGGGAAAAACCGGCGAAGACCGCGATGCGCTGGCTGGCTATATTTCCAAAGAGGCCGCGAGGGACTTCGGTCGCTTTGCCAAGGCCTGGGATGCCCTGCGCCACAACCTGAATACGGCCGCCTGCCTCGGCGCGATCTTCGGCGTCATTGGCTCCAACCCCGCCGCCTCACTCGACAGCGACGGTGCCCGCGAGATGTTGAAGGCCTTCGGTAGCCTCCTCTACGCGCTCGGGATCGAACTCTTCACCGTCGAAGAAAAGAAAATCGACGCACCGGAAGAAATCGTCGCCCTTGCCCAGGAACGCTGGGACGCGAAAAAAGCCAAGGACTTTGCCAAAGCGGACACCCTTCGCGACGAGTTGCTCGTAAAGGGTTGGGTCGTCAAGGACGGTAAAGACGGGTTCGATCTGGAGCCAAAGTGA
- the hemB gene encoding porphobilinogen synthase — MPSYQLDLTRRPRRMRRTAALRSLANETTLEAGNLIQPLFVIEGEGASEPIKSMPGQFRLSIPKLIEECKALADLGIPAVALFPKLDSKVKSDDGREATNPDTLVLRAIRALKKEVPQIAVITDLALDPYTTHGHDGLWDTAAQDLANDPTVEVLAEMAVLAAEAGVDIVAPSDMMDGRVGAIREALDDNNHEKTAIMAYSAKFASAFYGPFRDALGSAASAGTHALDKRTYQLNPGNRREALTEVALDEEEGADILMVKPAGPYLDIIREVREETDLPLAAYQVSGEYAQIHAAAEKGWLDLEKCRDESLLAIRRAGADMILSYFAKEYALRLT; from the coding sequence ATGCCTTCTTATCAATTAGATCTCACCCGGCGCCCCCGTCGTATGCGGCGGACGGCTGCACTGCGTTCGCTCGCAAATGAAACGACACTGGAGGCCGGCAACCTGATTCAGCCACTTTTTGTCATTGAAGGGGAGGGGGCTTCGGAGCCGATCAAGTCCATGCCGGGCCAGTTTCGTCTTTCCATTCCGAAACTGATTGAAGAGTGCAAGGCGCTTGCCGACCTCGGGATTCCCGCAGTGGCCCTGTTTCCAAAACTGGATTCCAAGGTGAAAAGCGATGACGGGCGCGAGGCCACCAATCCGGATACGCTCGTCCTGCGGGCGATTCGTGCGCTCAAAAAAGAAGTGCCGCAGATCGCGGTCATCACTGATCTGGCGCTCGACCCTTACACCACGCACGGGCACGACGGGCTCTGGGATACGGCGGCCCAAGACTTGGCGAACGACCCGACGGTCGAAGTTCTGGCCGAGATGGCGGTTCTGGCCGCTGAGGCGGGTGTCGATATCGTGGCTCCTTCAGACATGATGGACGGGCGCGTCGGTGCGATCCGCGAAGCACTGGATGACAATAATCACGAGAAGACGGCGATCATGGCTTATTCCGCGAAATTTGCATCGGCCTTTTACGGACCCTTTCGCGACGCGTTGGGCAGTGCGGCCAGCGCGGGCACGCATGCCCTGGATAAACGCACTTACCAACTCAATCCCGGGAATCGCCGCGAAGCGCTGACCGAAGTGGCGCTCGACGAGGAGGAGGGGGCCGACATTCTGATGGTGAAGCCGGCCGGACCGTACCTCGATATTATCCGCGAAGTGCGCGAGGAAACGGATCTACCGCTGGCCGCCTATCAGGTGTCCGGCGAATACGCTCAAATCCATGCTGCTGCCGAGAAAGGCTGGCTCGATCTGGAGAAGTGTCGTGACGAGTCTTTACTGGCTATTCGACGCGCCGGCGCGGATATGATACTGAGCTATTTCGCGAAGGAATACGCCCTAAGGTTGACTTAG